A single region of the Streptomyces sp. NBC_00425 genome encodes:
- a CDS encoding phosphatidylserine decarboxylase: MPHSQTSAHRDSLVGARLARGASPWLLPTVATAAVSLLRARRSGAAKAVAVPATALAAGMLWFFRDPEREIAEGRVISPADGVVQSIMPWKDGRTRVAIFMSPLNVHVNRAPLAGTVTSVEHIPGGFVPAFNKESENNERVVWHFDTELGDIEMIQIAGAVARRIVPYIPEGTKVEQGERIGLIRFGSRVDIYLPEGVDVAVEVGQKTVAGVTRIDRD, encoded by the coding sequence ATGCCCCACAGCCAAACCTCTGCACACCGCGACAGCCTGGTAGGCGCACGCCTCGCGCGCGGAGCATCGCCGTGGCTTCTGCCGACCGTCGCCACCGCAGCCGTCAGCCTTCTGCGCGCCCGCCGCTCGGGCGCCGCCAAGGCCGTCGCCGTGCCCGCCACCGCTCTCGCGGCGGGCATGCTGTGGTTCTTCCGCGACCCCGAGCGAGAGATCGCGGAGGGCCGGGTCATCTCCCCCGCCGACGGTGTGGTGCAGAGCATCATGCCGTGGAAGGACGGGCGCACCCGGGTCGCGATCTTCATGAGCCCGCTCAACGTCCACGTCAACCGCGCGCCGCTGGCCGGCACCGTGACGTCGGTCGAGCACATCCCCGGCGGATTCGTGCCGGCGTTCAACAAGGAGAGCGAGAACAACGAGCGCGTCGTCTGGCACTTCGACACCGAGCTCGGTGACATCGAGATGATCCAGATCGCCGGAGCCGTGGCCCGCCGCATCGTCCCCTACATCCCCGAGGGCACGAAGGTCGAGCAGGGCGAGCGGATCGGCCTGATCCGCTTCGGCTCGCGCGTCGACATCTACCTGCCCGAGGGCGTGGACGTCGCGGTCGAGGTGGGGCAGAAGACCGTGGCAGGGGTGACTCGCATTGACCGTGATTGA
- the pssA gene encoding CDP-diacylglycerol--serine O-phosphatidyltransferase gives MPEADEVDDEEEMPLSLRLSIADTLTLGNATCGFMAVYFTTTGILIPHLTGSQESGMARHSAATAVILMLCAAIFDLFDGLVARKLRSSPMGAELDNLSDLISFGLAPAYFVLVYGMVADDAHQRVAAVGAIVVLLAVVLRLARFSCVTVKDGTFQGMPSPFGALTVVSIVLLGLPFEATLMAILGTAWLMVSRVEYPKPRGRLAGAVLIWIVLSMGLLAAWAFDAPSGQLLLQTGCALQLVMGAVIPLFATARRVNNFRDNRREARAGQLP, from the coding sequence GTGCCCGAAGCCGACGAGGTGGACGACGAGGAGGAGATGCCGCTCTCCCTGCGTCTGTCGATAGCGGACACGCTCACCCTCGGCAACGCGACGTGCGGCTTCATGGCGGTGTACTTCACCACCACCGGCATCCTGATCCCGCACCTCACCGGCAGCCAGGAATCCGGCATGGCCCGCCACAGCGCGGCCACGGCGGTCATCCTGATGCTCTGTGCGGCGATCTTCGACCTCTTCGACGGTCTGGTCGCGCGCAAGCTGCGCTCCTCGCCGATGGGCGCGGAGCTGGACAACCTGTCGGACCTGATCAGCTTCGGTCTGGCGCCGGCGTACTTCGTCCTGGTCTACGGCATGGTCGCCGACGACGCCCATCAGCGGGTTGCGGCGGTCGGCGCGATCGTGGTCCTGCTGGCGGTGGTGCTCAGGCTCGCGAGATTCTCGTGCGTCACCGTCAAGGACGGCACCTTCCAGGGCATGCCGTCGCCGTTCGGCGCGCTCACGGTGGTCTCGATCGTGCTGCTCGGCCTGCCGTTCGAGGCGACCCTGATGGCCATCCTGGGCACCGCGTGGCTGATGGTGAGCCGGGTCGAGTACCCCAAGCCGCGGGGCCGCCTCGCCGGTGCGGTGCTCATCTGGATCGTGCTGTCGATGGGTCTGCTGGCGGCCTGGGCGTTCGACGCCCCGAGCGGTCAGCTCCTGCTCCAGACGGGCTGCGCGCTGCAGCTGGTCATGGGTGCGGTCATCCCGCTGTTCGCCACGGCCCGCCGGGTGAACAACTTCCGCGACAACCGTCGCGAGGCCCGCGCGGGACAGCTGCCGTAG
- a CDS encoding glycerate kinase has product MLVAADKFKGSLTAVEVAERVTAGLRRAVPDVEVEALPVADGGDGTVAAAVAAGFARREVRVAGPLGQEVTAAFAVRGDTAVVEMAEASGLQRLPAGVLAPLTASTYGSGELLRAALDAGAATIVFGVGGSATTDGGAGMLSALGARFLDEDGEPVAPGGGGLARLARADLSALDPRLAAVELVLASDVDNPLTGPKGAPAVYGPQKGASPHDVESLDAALTHYARVLEASVGPQAARYADAPGAGAAGGIGYGALLVGARFRAGIEVMLDVLGFAPALERAELVITGEGSLDEQTLHGKAPAGVAAAARAAGKEVVAVCGRLALPPAELGRAGIRRAYPLTDVEPDVARCIAEAGPILERVAERIGRDFLS; this is encoded by the coding sequence GTGCTCGTGGCCGCGGACAAGTTCAAGGGCTCGCTGACGGCCGTGGAGGTCGCCGAGCGGGTGACGGCCGGGCTGCGCCGGGCCGTGCCGGACGTCGAGGTGGAGGCCCTGCCCGTGGCGGACGGCGGCGACGGGACGGTGGCGGCGGCGGTCGCGGCCGGGTTCGCCCGCAGGGAGGTGCGGGTCGCCGGGCCGCTCGGCCAGGAGGTGACGGCCGCGTTCGCGGTGCGCGGCGACACCGCGGTGGTGGAGATGGCGGAGGCGAGCGGACTGCAACGGCTCCCGGCCGGCGTCCTCGCCCCGCTCACGGCGTCGACGTACGGCTCGGGCGAGCTGCTGAGGGCCGCGCTCGACGCCGGCGCGGCGACGATCGTGTTCGGCGTCGGCGGCAGCGCGACCACGGACGGCGGCGCGGGCATGCTCTCGGCGCTCGGTGCGCGGTTCCTCGACGAGGACGGCGAGCCGGTGGCGCCGGGCGGCGGCGGCCTCGCGCGGCTGGCCCGCGCGGACCTCTCGGCGCTGGACCCCCGCCTCGCCGCCGTGGAACTGGTGCTGGCGAGCGACGTGGACAACCCGCTGACCGGACCCAAGGGCGCGCCGGCGGTGTACGGGCCGCAGAAGGGCGCCTCGCCGCACGACGTCGAGTCGCTGGACGCGGCGCTCACGCACTACGCGCGCGTGCTCGAGGCGTCGGTCGGGCCGCAGGCCGCCAGGTACGCCGACGCGCCGGGCGCCGGCGCCGCGGGCGGCATCGGCTACGGGGCGCTGCTGGTCGGCGCCCGCTTCCGCGCGGGCATCGAGGTCATGCTCGACGTGCTGGGCTTCGCGCCGGCGCTCGAGCGGGCCGAGCTGGTGATCACCGGTGAGGGCTCGCTGGACGAGCAGACCCTGCACGGCAAGGCGCCCGCGGGCGTCGCCGCCGCCGCCCGGGCCGCCGGCAAGGAGGTCGTCGCCGTCTGCGGCCGCCTCGCGCTGCCGCCGGCGGAGCTGGGACGGGCCGGGATCCGCCGGGCGTACCCGCTGACCGACGTCGAGCCGGACGTCGCCAGATGCATCGCGGAGGCCGGCCCGATCCTGGAACGCGTCGCCGAACGGATCGGCCGCGATTTCCTGAGCTGA
- a CDS encoding NUDIX domain-containing protein, with the protein MTASSTPGFAAYVASLPRVLAGAAALFRDAQGRVLLVEPNYRAGWALPGGTIESDEGESPRQGARRETLEEIGLDRELGRLLAVDWVLGADRPPLVAYVYDGGVLDEDDLGAIRLQETELLSWRLVPREELTDHLLGALGHRVLAALDALADGSVTAELENGRPAR; encoded by the coding sequence ATGACTGCCTCCAGCACGCCCGGCTTCGCCGCGTACGTCGCCTCCCTGCCCCGTGTCCTGGCCGGCGCGGCCGCGTTGTTCCGCGACGCGCAGGGGCGGGTCCTCCTCGTCGAGCCGAACTACCGGGCCGGCTGGGCCCTTCCGGGCGGCACCATCGAGTCCGACGAGGGCGAGAGCCCGCGGCAGGGCGCGCGGCGCGAGACGCTCGAGGAGATCGGGCTCGACCGCGAGCTCGGCCGGCTGCTCGCGGTGGACTGGGTGCTCGGGGCGGACCGTCCGCCGCTGGTGGCGTACGTGTACGACGGCGGAGTCCTCGACGAGGACGACCTCGGGGCGATCCGGCTGCAGGAGACGGAGCTGCTGTCCTGGCGGCTGGTGCCGCGCGAGGAGCTCACCGACCACCTGCTCGGCGCACTGGGCCACCGGGTGCTGGCCGCGCTGGACGCCCTGGCCGACGGCTCGGTGACGGCCGAGCTGGAGAACGGCCGTCCCGCGCGTTGA
- a CDS encoding type II toxin-antitoxin system VapB family antitoxin: MAKVSVSLDAELVVEVMVLTGVGSPQDAVELVVRDYIARGHRTEARTAARDEALRDVDGRQREVEG; encoded by the coding sequence ATGGCCAAGGTATCCGTCTCGCTCGACGCCGAACTCGTCGTCGAGGTCATGGTGCTCACCGGTGTGGGCAGCCCCCAGGACGCCGTCGAGCTGGTCGTGCGCGACTACATCGCACGCGGTCACCGCACGGAGGCCCGCACCGCCGCCCGCGACGAGGCGCTGCGGGACGTGGACGGCAGGCAGCGCGAAGTGGAGGGGTGA
- a CDS encoding SIR2 family NAD-dependent protein deacylase — MNKPLVAILSGAGISTDSGIPDYRGPNGLWRRDPEAEKLVTYEYYMGVPEIRRRSWQMRRTSQALKARPNAAHLAVAELEKSGVPVRVITQNVDGLHQLAGLSGRKVLELHGTARSVVCTSCRARGPMEDALARLEAGEEDPPCPECGGILKSATVMFGERLDPVVLGEALAISKACSVFIAVGTSLRVQPAAGLAGVAADHGARLVIVNAEPTPYDDIADEVIREPIGAALPQLLRDLVKESA, encoded by the coding sequence ATGAACAAGCCTCTTGTCGCCATCCTCAGCGGTGCGGGCATCTCCACCGATTCCGGCATCCCTGACTATCGGGGTCCGAACGGGCTGTGGCGGCGGGATCCGGAGGCGGAGAAGCTCGTCACCTACGAGTACTACATGGGCGTCCCGGAGATCCGGAGGCGCTCGTGGCAGATGCGGCGCACGAGCCAGGCGCTGAAGGCCCGTCCGAACGCCGCGCACCTCGCCGTCGCCGAGCTGGAGAAGTCCGGGGTCCCCGTGCGGGTGATCACCCAGAACGTGGACGGGCTCCATCAGCTCGCCGGTCTGTCCGGCCGCAAGGTCCTGGAGCTGCACGGCACCGCCCGCAGCGTCGTGTGCACGAGCTGCCGCGCCCGCGGGCCGATGGAGGACGCCCTCGCCCGCCTGGAGGCCGGCGAGGAGGACCCGCCCTGCCCGGAGTGCGGCGGCATCCTCAAGTCGGCGACCGTCATGTTCGGCGAGCGGCTCGACCCGGTCGTCCTCGGCGAGGCGCTCGCGATCAGCAAGGCCTGCTCGGTGTTCATCGCCGTCGGCACCAGCCTGCGTGTGCAGCCCGCCGCCGGACTCGCCGGCGTCGCCGCCGACCACGGAGCCCGCCTGGTCATCGTCAACGCCGAGCCGACCCCGTACGACGACATCGCCGACGAGGTGATCCGCGAGCCCATCGGGGCCGCGTTGCCTCAGCTCCTGCGCGACCTGGTGAAGGAGAGCGCGTAG
- a CDS encoding methylated-DNA--[protein]-cysteine S-methyltransferase, with protein MKQHTIIDSPYGPLTLVADDGVLCGLYMTDQRHRPPEEDFGSRDDTRFGAAEEQLTAYFAGELTEFTLELRLHGTPFQRSVWAGLRTIPYGETRSYGELAEALGSPGASRAVGLANGRNPVGIIVPCHRVIGAGGGLTGYGGGLHRKRRLLEFESGSAAAGRTLF; from the coding sequence GTGAAGCAGCACACGATCATCGACAGTCCGTACGGCCCGCTCACCCTCGTCGCCGACGACGGCGTCCTGTGCGGCCTCTACATGACCGACCAGCGGCACCGGCCGCCCGAGGAGGACTTCGGCTCCCGGGACGACACGCGTTTCGGCGCCGCCGAGGAGCAGTTGACGGCCTATTTCGCAGGCGAGTTGACGGAGTTCACTCTCGAACTGCGCCTGCACGGAACCCCGTTCCAGCGCAGCGTCTGGGCCGGACTGCGCACGATCCCTTACGGCGAGACCCGCAGTTACGGCGAACTCGCCGAAGCCCTCGGCAGTCCGGGCGCCTCCCGTGCGGTGGGACTCGCCAACGGCCGGAACCCCGTCGGCATCATCGTGCCGTGCCACCGCGTGATCGGCGCCGGCGGCGGCCTCACCGGCTACGGCGGCGGCCTGCACCGCAAACGCCGTCTGCTGGAGTTCGAGAGCGGCTCCGCCGCGGCCGGGCGGACCCTGTTCTAG
- a CDS encoding AlkA N-terminal domain-containing protein — protein sequence MQNGMHTDRERCVRAVRSKDARFDGWFFTAVLTTGIYCRPSCPAVPPKPENMVFRPSAAACQQAGFRACKRCRPDTSPGSPEWNRRADLVARAMRLIADGVVDREGVPGLAARLGYSTRQIERQLVGELGAGPLALARAQRAQTARLLIETTGLPMADVAFAAGFASVRTFNDTVREVFALAPSELRARVPRKDAPARPAAPGTLALRLPFRAPLNPDNLFGHLAATGVPGVEEWRDGAFRRTLRLPYGHGVVALTPNPDHIGCRLTLSDLRDLTVAISRCRRMLDLDADPVAVDDQLRTDPLLAPLVDKAPGRRVPRTVDEAESAVRAVLGQQVSTAAARTHAARLVTAHGDPVDDPEGGLTHLFPTPEALAELDPGSLAMPRTRRATFTTLVRELAAGTLRLGAESDWAEARARLLALPGFGPWTTDVIAMRALGDPDAFLPTDLGIRRAAEEMGLPSTPAALTARAAGWRPWRAYAVQYLWATDSHPINFLPV from the coding sequence ATGCAGAACGGGATGCACACCGACCGCGAACGCTGTGTGCGCGCCGTCCGGTCCAAGGACGCGCGCTTCGACGGCTGGTTCTTCACGGCGGTCCTGACCACCGGAATCTACTGCCGGCCGAGCTGCCCCGCGGTACCGCCCAAGCCGGAGAACATGGTGTTCCGGCCGAGCGCCGCCGCCTGCCAGCAGGCGGGCTTCCGCGCCTGCAAGCGCTGCCGGCCCGACACCAGCCCCGGCTCCCCGGAGTGGAACCGGCGGGCCGACCTGGTCGCGCGGGCCATGCGGCTGATCGCGGACGGCGTCGTCGACCGCGAGGGCGTCCCCGGACTCGCCGCCCGGCTGGGATACAGCACCCGCCAGATCGAACGTCAACTCGTCGGCGAACTCGGCGCGGGACCGCTGGCGTTGGCCCGCGCCCAGCGCGCCCAGACCGCCCGCCTCCTCATCGAGACCACCGGACTCCCCATGGCGGACGTCGCGTTCGCCGCCGGCTTCGCCTCCGTGCGCACCTTCAACGACACCGTGCGCGAGGTCTTCGCCCTCGCGCCGAGCGAACTGCGCGCCCGCGTCCCGCGCAAGGACGCCCCGGCCCGCCCGGCGGCGCCCGGAACGCTCGCCCTGCGCCTTCCCTTCCGCGCCCCCCTCAACCCCGACAACCTGTTCGGGCATCTCGCCGCGACCGGCGTCCCCGGCGTCGAGGAGTGGCGGGACGGGGCGTTCCGGCGCACGCTGCGGCTGCCGTACGGGCACGGCGTCGTGGCGCTCACCCCGAACCCCGACCACATCGGCTGCCGTCTCACCCTCAGCGACCTGCGCGATCTCACCGTGGCCATCAGCCGCTGCCGGCGGATGCTGGACCTGGACGCCGACCCGGTCGCCGTCGACGACCAGCTGCGCACCGATCCGCTGCTCGCGCCCCTGGTGGACAAGGCGCCCGGCCGGCGGGTGCCGCGCACGGTCGACGAGGCGGAGTCCGCCGTCCGTGCCGTCCTCGGCCAGCAGGTGTCCACCGCGGCCGCCCGCACCCACGCCGCCCGCCTGGTCACCGCCCACGGCGACCCGGTGGACGATCCCGAAGGCGGCCTCACCCACCTCTTCCCGACCCCCGAGGCCCTGGCCGAGCTCGATCCCGGGTCCCTTGCCATGCCGCGCACCCGCCGCGCCACCTTCACCACCCTGGTACGCGAACTCGCCGCCGGCACCCTGCGCCTCGGCGCGGAGAGCGACTGGGCCGAGGCCCGCGCAAGGCTCCTCGCGCTGCCCGGATTCGGTCCCTGGACCACCGACGTCATCGCGATGCGCGCCCTGGGCGACCCCGACGCCTTCCTGCCCACCGACCTCGGAATCCGGCGCGCCGCCGAGGAGATGGGCCTGCCCTCGACCCCGGCGGCGCTCACCGCGCGGGCGGCCGGCTGGCGTCCCTGGCGCGCGTACGCCGTCCAGTACCTCTGGGCGACCGACAGTCACCCGATCAACTTCCTTCCGGTATAA
- a CDS encoding DUF7144 family membrane protein, translating into MSAHPPAGDPHGEIGTAWSAPRGGPRPPDPGHGRLGDGIVFAGVLMLCGGVLAVLQGIAAIAEDDVYARIGSYVYELSLTGWGWIHLALGVLAAATGAALLRGMAWARFTGVFLAALSLVLQFLFLPYEPLWSVVVMAIDAFVIWSLVSWQERGAARGTRR; encoded by the coding sequence ATGAGCGCGCACCCCCCGGCCGGCGACCCGCACGGCGAGATCGGCACCGCCTGGTCCGCTCCGCGCGGCGGGCCGCGCCCGCCCGACCCGGGTCACGGACGCCTCGGCGACGGCATCGTCTTCGCCGGCGTCCTGATGCTCTGCGGCGGCGTGCTCGCCGTCCTCCAGGGCATCGCGGCCATCGCCGAGGACGACGTCTACGCCCGTATCGGCTCCTACGTCTACGAGCTCAGCCTCACCGGCTGGGGCTGGATCCACCTCGCGCTCGGCGTCCTCGCCGCCGCCACCGGCGCGGCCCTGCTCAGGGGGATGGCCTGGGCCCGCTTCACCGGCGTCTTCCTCGCCGCCCTGAGCCTGGTCCTGCAGTTCCTGTTCCTGCCGTACGAGCCGCTCTGGTCGGTCGTCGTCATGGCGATCGACGCCTTCGTGATCTGGTCGCTGGTCTCCTGGCAGGAGCGTGGAGCGGCCCGGGGCACCCGACGTTGA
- the lpdA gene encoding dihydrolipoyl dehydrogenase, whose translation MAEQDERFDVVVLGAGPGGYVAAVRAAQLGKRVAVVEEKYWGGVCLNVGCIPTKALLRNAELAHIFTREAKTFGIKVDGQVSFDYGEAYRRSRKVADGRVKGVHYLMKKNKITEFDGRGTFVDDHTLTVTGGDGETRTIGFDTCIIATGATPRLLPGTRRTARVVTYEEQILADDLPQSIVVAGAGAIGIEFAYVLHNYGVKVTIVEFLDRMAPLEDAEVSAELARQYRKLGIDVLTSTRVESIDESGPRVRVTVTGKDGAQQVLEADKVLQAIGFAPNVTGFGLENTGVAVTERGAIDVDGRCRTSVPHIYAIGDVTAKLMLAHTAEAMGVVAAETLAGAETMELDYAMIPRATYCQPQIASFGYTEAQARERGHDVKVAKFPFTANGKAHGLGDVTGFVKLISDARYGELLGGHLIGPDVTELLPELTLAQQWDLTVHEVARNVHAHPTLGEAVKEAVHGLAGHMINM comes from the coding sequence ATGGCCGAGCAGGACGAACGCTTCGACGTCGTGGTCCTCGGCGCCGGCCCCGGCGGCTACGTCGCCGCGGTCCGCGCCGCCCAACTGGGCAAGCGCGTCGCCGTAGTCGAGGAGAAGTACTGGGGCGGCGTCTGTCTCAACGTGGGCTGCATCCCCACCAAGGCCCTCCTGCGCAACGCCGAACTCGCCCACATCTTCACGCGCGAGGCGAAGACCTTCGGCATCAAGGTCGACGGACAGGTCTCCTTCGACTACGGCGAGGCCTACCGGCGCAGCCGCAAGGTCGCCGACGGCCGGGTCAAGGGCGTCCACTACCTGATGAAGAAGAACAAGATCACCGAGTTCGACGGTCGCGGCACGTTCGTGGACGACCACACCCTCACGGTGACCGGTGGCGACGGGGAAACCCGCACCATCGGTTTCGACACGTGCATCATCGCCACCGGAGCCACCCCCAGACTGCTCCCCGGCACCAGGCGCACCGCCCGCGTGGTGACGTACGAGGAGCAGATCCTCGCCGACGACCTCCCGCAGTCGATCGTCGTCGCGGGCGCCGGGGCGATCGGCATCGAGTTCGCGTACGTCCTGCACAACTACGGCGTGAAGGTCACGATCGTCGAGTTCCTGGACCGTATGGCGCCGCTGGAGGACGCCGAGGTCTCCGCCGAGCTCGCCCGCCAGTACCGCAAGCTGGGCATCGACGTGCTCACGTCGACGCGCGTCGAGTCCATCGACGAGTCCGGTCCGCGGGTGCGGGTCACCGTCACCGGCAAGGACGGCGCCCAGCAGGTCCTGGAGGCCGACAAGGTCCTCCAGGCGATCGGCTTCGCCCCGAACGTCACCGGTTTCGGCCTGGAGAACACCGGGGTCGCGGTCACCGAACGCGGCGCGATCGACGTCGACGGACGCTGCCGCACCTCGGTCCCGCACATCTACGCCATCGGTGACGTCACCGCGAAGCTCATGCTCGCGCACACCGCCGAGGCGATGGGCGTCGTCGCCGCCGAGACCCTCGCCGGCGCGGAGACCATGGAACTGGACTACGCCATGATCCCGCGCGCCACCTACTGCCAGCCGCAGATCGCCAGCTTCGGGTACACCGAGGCCCAGGCCCGGGAGCGGGGCCACGACGTCAAGGTGGCGAAGTTCCCGTTCACCGCGAACGGCAAGGCGCACGGTCTCGGCGACGTGACGGGCTTCGTGAAGCTGATCAGCGACGCCCGGTACGGCGAGCTGCTCGGCGGCCACCTCATCGGCCCCGACGTCACCGAGCTCCTGCCCGAGCTGACGCTGGCCCAGCAGTGGGACCTCACCGTCCATGAGGTCGCCCGCAACGTCCACGCCCACCCGACGCTGGGCGAGGCCGTCAAGGAGGCGGTGCACGGACTGGCCGGACACATGATCAACATGTAG
- a CDS encoding DUF6980 family protein, whose amino-acid sequence MIEHCCDEMNTQVNQRCEVHPDPFACPDALVRFVPKFREYGLIIHDGGAATSGIAHCPWCGARLPASQRDRWFDELEARGIDPWEDEVPPEFEDERWLRADGGGTAAGATAG is encoded by the coding sequence GTGATCGAACACTGTTGTGACGAGATGAACACTCAGGTGAATCAGCGGTGCGAGGTGCACCCCGACCCCTTCGCGTGTCCGGACGCGCTGGTGCGGTTCGTGCCCAAGTTCCGGGAGTACGGACTGATCATCCATGACGGGGGCGCCGCGACGAGCGGGATCGCCCACTGCCCGTGGTGCGGGGCCCGTCTGCCCGCTTCGCAGCGGGACCGGTGGTTCGACGAGCTGGAGGCACGGGGGATCGACCCGTGGGAGGACGAGGTTCCTCCGGAGTTCGAGGACGAACGGTGGCTGCGGGCGGACGGCGGGGGCACTGCGGCCGGCGCGACAGCCGGGTGA